AGACTGAGTTGCTGACGGGAGTGGGGTATGCCTATGGTTTTGAATTTTTGGTCAGAAAAAACTTTGGAAAAACCACCGGGTGGTTGGGTTATACTTATTCAAGGACATGGAGAAAAATTGAAGGTATAAGCCAGGATAATTGGTATAATCCAAGATTTGACAGACCTCATGATATCAATTTGGTACTCAATCATGAATTTTCAAAAAGATGGTCAGCAGCCATGACCTTTGTATATACTACAGGTCAGGCGGTATCCTTTCCTGTAGGTACTTATGAAGTGGATACACAAGTCCTTCCACTTTACGGGCCCCAAAGAAACAGTGAAAGATTTCCGGATTACCACCGAATGGATATGTCCGTAACTTGGAAAGGGGTGGATAAAGGAAGAAAATGGAGAGGAAGCTGGAATTTCAGTGTGTATAATTTATACGGTAGAAAAAATCCATTTACGTTCCAGTTTACGGATATCGTGAACGAAGACATAAACTTTGACCCGGATTCAGGTGAAGAGATTATTTCCAAAAGACCGGGTGTAGTCATGACGTATTTATTTACTTTTTTACCTGCACTAACATATAACTTTAAATTCTGATGAGAAATATAATCTTTTACTTCTTTTTCCTGGTATTCCTTTCATCCTGTCAGGAGGAGGTAGTTCTTGAATTAAAGCAATTGGAACCAATTCCAGCTATCGAAGCAATTTGGACTAATAATCCAAATGTTAATCAGGTCAGAATCTTACTTTCAAAAGATTACTATGATGAAGAACCCAATCAGGTTGTGGAAGATGCCGAAGTCTCTATTACAAGCCTAACCTCAGGCAAGATAGTGGAATTTAGATTTTCAGAGCAGGCAAACAGATATCTGGCTTTGAACAATGTTACGGGAGTAATCGGCGAACAATATGAACTGAATGTAAAAATCGGCGATAAAGAATATGTTTCTAGGGGTACCATGCTTGAGCCACCGATTTTGGACAGCATCACCTATGAATTTAAAGAAGAAAGATTTTTTAGGGAAGAGGGTTATTATCTGACTGTTTACGGTAAAATTCCTTTTGTTGAAGAAAACAATTACCGGATCAGAATCATCAAAAACGACACCCTTATGAACAGCAGACTTGATTACCTGCTGTTTGACGATACATTTGGAACTTCAATCCTGGATCAGGGATTCGAATTGTCGGGAATTCCATTTAAATTAAATGACCGTATCCGATTGGAATTGTACAGAATGAACCGGGATGCATTTGATTATATCAGTCAATTGGTGGATTTATTGTTTAATGATGGAGGTCTTTTTTCATCTCCACCTCAAAATCCCCAATCCAATATCCGACTGAAAAGCGGTAAAGGAGAGGTTCTTGGTTATTTCTTGGTCAGTCCATTTCTCAATGAAACAGTCAGAATAGTAGAAGAAGACCAATCTGATTAATTTTCGGAAGTGATTCGGTCTTTATTCCTACTTTTGTAACATGATAGATTTTAGCCAAAAAGGGAAAGTAGTTGTTACTTTCAAAGATAGATTTGCATCCTATGTAGAAATGGAACTGTTGGACCTGGGATTCAAACCGGTCAAAATAGAGCGAACTTCCATTGAATT
This window of the Aquiflexum balticum DSM 16537 genome carries:
- a CDS encoding DUF4249 family protein gives rise to the protein MRNIIFYFFFLVFLSSCQEEVVLELKQLEPIPAIEAIWTNNPNVNQVRILLSKDYYDEEPNQVVEDAEVSITSLTSGKIVEFRFSEQANRYLALNNVTGVIGEQYELNVKIGDKEYVSRGTMLEPPILDSITYEFKEERFFREEGYYLTVYGKIPFVEENNYRIRIIKNDTLMNSRLDYLLFDDTFGTSILDQGFELSGIPFKLNDRIRLELYRMNRDAFDYISQLVDLLFNDGGLFSSPPQNPQSNIRLKSGKGEVLGYFLVSPFLNETVRIVEEDQSD